One genomic window of Diospyros lotus cultivar Yz01 chromosome 8, ASM1463336v1, whole genome shotgun sequence includes the following:
- the LOC127808609 gene encoding uncharacterized protein LOC127808609: protein MVDVYGITRDVILLVRDHLYDLQSTFCRISVGEMGVENKFVARHLHRKKLRKEMLKRLNSLKGTKNKCRILDVSTMDGNLMVVVDVLREVRVTTISIVESLMLLMAMPSLERKSSKWSLGLKLKRANSMSF, encoded by the coding sequence ATGGTGGACGTTTACGGCATAACCAGAGACGTTATTCTTCTCGTCAGGGACCATCTTTATGACCTACAATCCACATTTTGCCGAATAAGCGTTGGTGAAATGGGGGTCGAAAACAAGTTCGTAGCTCGCCATCTTCACAGGAAGAAGCTTAGAAAGGAGATGCTGAAGCGGCTCAACTCTTTGAAAGGGACGAAGAACAAGTGCAGGATTTTGGATGTGTCGACCATGGATGGAAACTTGATGGTGGTGGTTGATGTGTTGAGAGAAGTGAGAGTGACGACGATTTCCATAGTGGAGTCATTGATGTTGTTAATGGCGATGCCCAGCCTGGAGAGGAAGTCGAGCAAATGGTCGTTGGGATTGAAGTTAAAGCGGGCGAACAGCATGAGTTTCTGA